One stretch of Streptomyces sp. NBC_01363 DNA includes these proteins:
- a CDS encoding non-ribosomal peptide synthetase: MSQSGLEDILPLSPLQEGMLFHSVYDETAPDVYAAQLVVDLEGPLDREALRAAASGLLARHGNLRAGFRYEGLSRSAQIVPRQVELPWRDVDLTELPAAGRAAAADAVVDEERGRRFDLAEPPLLRCALVRQGDSSHRFVLTFHHILMDGWSLPIVWRELLGLYAGRGVARELPMVRPFRGYLAWLAGQDRDVARAAWREALAGTDGPTLVAPGIGDVAVAPGQLHTELSAEQTARLTAWGRERGITLNTLVQGAWALVLAGLTGRDDVTTGITVSGRPSEVDGIEGMVGLFINTVPMRVRLRAGEPVADYLRRLQDEQTRMMAHQHIGLPDIQAESGLGGRGQLFDTLVVFENYPSGGQGGGAPGNGTGLRVTRVAGHDATHYPLALIAGPGETLSLRLDHRPDAFGPDEAQAVLDRVVQVLVSVPDVAGVGVGRVEVLLPGEREGLLGLGGGVGAAEVEGVGGVSLVGLFEERVRCAPGAVAVVCGGESLTYAELDARAGRLAFWLGERGVGAGDFVALVLPRGVDLVVGVLGVLKAGGAYVPVDPDYPRERVDFIVGDVCPVLVVEGLPSAVWDAGAPVGGVGVGGDFPAYVIYTSGSTGRPKGVVVSHRNVVRLFSSTGGVFGFGPGDVWTLFHSYGFDFSVWELWGALLHGGRLVVVPFEVSRAPDRFLRLLVDEGVTVLSQTPSAFYQLMQAEGEDPGLGEGLVLRFVVFGGEALELGRLGEWYARRGVGGPVLVNMYGITETTVHVTLLELDESLVGGGRGSLVGVGLDDLRVRVLDGFLRPVPVGVVGELYVSGAGLARGYVNRAGLTAERFVADPFGPAGSRLYRTGDVARWVVGGGLEYLGRADDQVKVRGFRIELGEIEAVVSGFRGVVQCAVSVREDRVGDRRIVAYVVTSDGVVDGVGLREHVAARLPEYMVPAAFVGLEAIPLTGNGKLDRRALPAPVYAAGEGARGARDPREEILCTLFAEVLGIERPGVDEDFFELGGHSLLATRLASRVRTALGVELSIRELFEAPTVAGLAAHLDRAAGSARASVHRADPRPARMPLSYAQQRLWFLNKVEGANPTYNIPAALDLSGPFDADALRAALADVADRHEALRTVFAEDDEGPHQRVLDPDTARPELTVERVAAEGIDARLAAAAGHRFDLGAEVPWRAWLFETGDDARVLFLLMHHIAGDGWSMPLLVRDLTAAYAARAAGVAPQWNPLPVQYADYTLWQREVLGTEDDPESPIARQLAYWRAALTDLPEELPLPADRPRPTVSTHRGGSVEFEVPAALHTAVERLARSTRTTPFMVIQAALATLLGHLGAGHDIPIGTPVAGRTDDAVGELVGFFVNSLVLRTDTSGNPTFKDLLTRVRTTDLAAYAHQDVPFDRLVEVLNPGRSLARHPLYQVQLSYDNNDQASAVAGVDLPGLSSSRRDVGIEAAKFDLVFSFAEQLRGSDGTRLLTASVGYSADLFDEETVRSMAGRLLRVLDAVTADPTRRTGQLDILEPHERHQVLQGWNDTHAVVPWRSLPQLFEDQVARTPDATAVIDGERRISYAELNAAANRIARDLMARRVGPEDRVAVALPRSLELITAVWAVFKAGAVYVPVDPAYPADRIAYMLDDAAPDVVVTDEAVAAALPDGPAQRSLLIIDDPVVARRLASRPDRDIDAHERRVPLLPDHPLYVIYTSGSTGRPKPVHMRAEGMVNLVTWQHTVVPHAPGKVTAQYAPISFDGSLQEMCSALLYGKTLVECPEETRRNADQLVRWLDRHAVQELFAPNLVVDAVCRAAGELGLELPALCDVVQSGEALIPNDTMRAFFARPGRRLHNQYGPSETHVMTGRVLPGDPARWAAAPDIGGPVTNARMYVLDPALRPVAPGVDGELYIAGAGLARGYLRRPGASAERFVACPFGTPGERMYRTGDVVRWNTEGRLVYAGRADQQVKIRGFRVEPGEIEAVLGRHPSVARAAVVALADGAGKRLVAYVVPAPGGLADTAALRAHLGRSLPDHMVPAAFVPLESLPLTPNGKLDRRALPEPDSDQDPDRAPRTPEEQILSGLFAEMLGLTAVAVDDDFFHLGGHSFLATQLVKRIRATFGVDLSVRSVFEEPTVAGLAREIASDTTRDPFTTLLPLRPRGGRPPLFCIHPGSGTSWSYAGLLSHLDPDQPLYGLQARGLSDPDAMPSSLAELADDYAGIIREVQPSGPYRLLGWSFGGLAAHAVATRLESLGEEVSLLAVVDAYPPAAGLVAPAESDDELLAGSLLPGFAFDPRELRDDIDGLVARYARHLERENHPMAALGERGLKGVMRVYAGNDRLMGTFDPALFGGDLMFFSALGQTPGAPLPEEVRRLMTVDAWRPLAAGTVHNHDIDATHGAMLSDPEALAAIGKALRSAL; encoded by the coding sequence ATGAGCCAGTCCGGCCTTGAGGACATACTGCCCCTGTCGCCGCTTCAGGAGGGAATGCTCTTCCACAGCGTCTACGACGAGACGGCGCCGGACGTGTACGCCGCCCAGCTCGTGGTGGACCTGGAGGGTCCCCTCGACCGGGAGGCGCTGCGCGCCGCGGCGAGCGGACTGCTCGCCCGGCACGGCAACCTGCGGGCCGGCTTCCGCTACGAGGGACTCAGCCGCAGCGCGCAGATCGTGCCGCGCCAGGTCGAGCTGCCCTGGCGGGACGTCGACCTGACCGAGCTCCCCGCGGCCGGACGTGCTGCCGCAGCCGACGCGGTGGTGGACGAGGAGCGGGGCCGCCGGTTCGACCTGGCCGAGCCGCCGCTGCTGCGCTGCGCGCTGGTGCGGCAGGGTGACTCCAGCCACCGCTTCGTTCTGACGTTCCATCACATTCTGATGGACGGATGGTCGTTGCCGATCGTCTGGCGCGAACTGCTCGGTCTCTACGCGGGCCGGGGTGTGGCCAGGGAGCTGCCCATGGTCCGGCCGTTCCGCGGCTACCTGGCGTGGCTGGCCGGTCAGGACCGCGACGTCGCCCGTGCCGCCTGGCGCGAGGCGCTCGCCGGAACCGACGGGCCGACCCTGGTCGCGCCGGGGATCGGCGACGTGGCCGTGGCGCCGGGGCAGCTGCACACCGAACTGTCCGCCGAGCAGACTGCGCGGCTCACCGCGTGGGGCCGTGAGCGGGGCATCACCCTCAACACCCTGGTGCAGGGGGCCTGGGCGCTCGTCCTGGCCGGCCTCACCGGCCGGGACGACGTCACCACCGGCATCACCGTGTCCGGCCGGCCCTCCGAGGTCGACGGCATCGAGGGCATGGTGGGTCTGTTCATCAACACCGTGCCCATGCGGGTCCGGCTGCGTGCCGGCGAACCCGTGGCGGACTACCTGCGACGGCTTCAGGACGAGCAGACCCGCATGATGGCCCATCAGCACATCGGGCTCCCGGACATCCAGGCCGAGTCCGGACTCGGCGGGCGGGGACAGCTCTTCGACACCCTCGTGGTGTTCGAGAACTACCCGTCCGGCGGTCAGGGCGGCGGTGCGCCCGGGAACGGCACCGGGCTGCGGGTGACCAGGGTGGCCGGACACGACGCCACGCACTACCCGCTCGCGCTGATCGCCGGCCCCGGCGAGACCCTCTCGCTCCGCCTGGACCACCGCCCCGACGCCTTCGGCCCCGACGAGGCGCAAGCCGTACTCGACCGGGTCGTCCAGGTCCTCGTCTCCGTTCCTGATGTTGCGGGGGTGGGTGTGGGTCGGGTTGAGGTGTTGTTGCCGGGTGAGCGTGAGGGGTTGTTGGGGTTGGGGGGTGGTGTGGGGGCTGCTGAGGTTGAGGGTGTTGGTGGTGTGTCGTTGGTGGGGTTGTTCGAGGAGCGGGTGAGGTGTGCTCCGGGTGCGGTTGCTGTGGTGTGTGGTGGTGAGTCGTTGACGTATGCGGAGTTGGATGCGCGTGCGGGGCGGTTGGCTTTCTGGCTGGGTGAGCGGGGTGTGGGTGCGGGGGATTTCGTGGCGTTGGTTCTGCCGCGTGGGGTGGATTTGGTGGTGGGTGTGCTGGGTGTGTTGAAGGCGGGGGGTGCGTATGTTCCGGTGGATCCGGATTATCCGCGGGAGCGGGTGGATTTCATTGTGGGGGATGTGTGTCCTGTTCTGGTGGTGGAGGGGTTGCCGTCGGCGGTGTGGGATGCGGGGGCGCCGGTGGGTGGTGTGGGGGTCGGTGGTGATTTTCCGGCGTATGTGATTTATACGTCGGGTTCGACGGGGCGTCCGAAGGGTGTGGTGGTGTCGCATCGGAATGTGGTGCGGTTGTTCTCTTCGACGGGGGGTGTGTTCGGGTTCGGTCCGGGTGATGTGTGGACGTTGTTCCATTCGTATGGGTTTGATTTTTCGGTGTGGGAGTTGTGGGGTGCGTTGTTGCATGGTGGGCGTTTGGTGGTGGTGCCTTTTGAGGTGAGTCGGGCGCCGGATCGTTTTCTGCGTTTGTTGGTTGATGAGGGGGTGACGGTGTTGAGTCAGACGCCGTCGGCTTTTTATCAGTTGATGCAGGCGGAGGGGGAGGATCCGGGGCTGGGTGAGGGGTTGGTGCTGCGGTTCGTGGTGTTTGGTGGGGAGGCTTTGGAGTTGGGGCGGTTGGGGGAGTGGTATGCGCGTCGTGGGGTGGGTGGTCCTGTGCTGGTGAATATGTATGGGATTACGGAGACGACGGTTCATGTGACGTTGTTGGAGTTGGATGAGTCGTTGGTGGGGGGTGGTCGTGGGAGTTTGGTGGGTGTGGGGTTGGATGATTTGCGGGTGCGGGTGCTGGATGGTTTTCTGCGGCCGGTTCCGGTGGGTGTGGTGGGTGAGTTGTATGTGTCGGGTGCGGGGTTGGCTCGGGGTTATGTGAATCGTGCGGGGTTGACGGCTGAGCGTTTTGTGGCTGATCCGTTCGGGCCGGCGGGTTCGCGTTTGTATCGGACGGGGGATGTGGCGCGGTGGGTGGTGGGTGGTGGGCTGGAGTATCTGGGGCGTGCTGATGATCAGGTGAAGGTGCGGGGTTTCCGTATTGAGCTGGGTGAGATCGAGGCGGTGGTTTCCGGTTTCCGGGGTGTGGTGCAGTGTGCTGTTTCGGTGCGTGAGGATCGTGTGGGTGACCGCAGGATCGTTGCGTATGTGGTGACGTCGGACGGTGTGGTGGATGGGGTGGGGCTGCGTGAGCATGTGGCTGCCCGGCTTCCGGAGTACATGGTCCCGGCGGCGTTCGTGGGGCTGGAGGCCATCCCGCTGACCGGTAACGGCAAACTCGACCGCCGCGCCCTGCCCGCACCGGTGTACGCGGCGGGCGAGGGGGCCCGCGGCGCGCGCGATCCCCGCGAGGAGATCCTCTGCACCCTCTTCGCCGAGGTGCTCGGCATCGAACGGCCCGGCGTGGACGAGGACTTCTTCGAACTCGGCGGCCACTCCCTCCTCGCCACCCGCCTCGCCAGCCGCGTCCGTACGGCACTGGGTGTGGAACTCTCCATCCGCGAACTCTTCGAGGCACCCACCGTGGCCGGTCTGGCCGCGCACCTGGACCGCGCGGCCGGCTCCGCCCGGGCGAGTGTGCACCGCGCCGATCCGCGCCCCGCCCGGATGCCCCTGTCCTACGCCCAGCAGCGCCTCTGGTTCCTCAACAAGGTCGAGGGCGCCAATCCCACGTACAACATCCCGGCCGCCCTCGACCTCTCCGGCCCGTTCGACGCGGACGCGCTCCGCGCCGCCCTGGCCGACGTGGCGGACCGGCACGAGGCCCTGCGCACGGTCTTCGCGGAGGACGACGAAGGCCCCCACCAGCGCGTCCTGGACCCGGATACGGCCCGTCCCGAGCTGACTGTGGAGCGGGTCGCCGCCGAGGGTATCGACGCGCGACTGGCCGCGGCCGCCGGGCACCGGTTCGATCTCGGAGCCGAAGTCCCCTGGCGGGCCTGGCTGTTCGAGACCGGTGACGACGCACGCGTGCTGTTCCTGCTGATGCACCACATAGCCGGGGACGGCTGGTCCATGCCCCTGCTCGTACGCGACCTCACCGCCGCCTACGCCGCACGCGCGGCAGGTGTCGCCCCGCAGTGGAACCCGCTGCCCGTGCAGTACGCCGACTACACCCTCTGGCAGCGCGAGGTGCTCGGCACCGAGGACGACCCCGAGTCACCCATCGCACGCCAACTGGCCTACTGGCGCGCCGCATTGACCGACCTCCCGGAGGAGCTCCCGCTGCCCGCGGACCGGCCGCGCCCCACCGTCTCCACCCACCGCGGCGGAAGCGTCGAGTTCGAGGTCCCGGCCGCCCTGCACACCGCCGTGGAACGGCTCGCCCGCTCCACCCGGACCACGCCGTTCATGGTGATCCAGGCGGCCCTGGCCACCCTTCTCGGGCATCTCGGCGCCGGCCACGACATCCCCATCGGCACCCCGGTCGCCGGACGCACCGACGACGCCGTCGGCGAACTCGTCGGCTTCTTCGTCAACTCACTGGTGCTGCGCACCGACACCTCGGGGAACCCGACGTTCAAGGACCTCCTCACCCGGGTCCGCACAACCGACCTCGCCGCCTACGCGCACCAGGACGTGCCGTTCGACCGGCTCGTCGAGGTGCTCAATCCTGGCCGCTCGCTGGCCCGCCACCCGCTGTACCAGGTGCAGCTGTCGTACGACAACAACGACCAGGCGTCCGCCGTCGCCGGAGTCGACCTGCCGGGGCTCTCCTCGTCCCGCCGCGACGTGGGCATCGAAGCGGCCAAGTTCGACCTCGTCTTCTCCTTCGCCGAACAGCTCCGCGGCTCGGACGGCACCCGGCTCCTCACCGCGTCGGTCGGCTACAGCGCCGATCTGTTCGACGAGGAGACCGTGCGGAGCATGGCCGGCCGGCTGCTGCGGGTGCTCGACGCCGTGACCGCCGACCCCACCCGAAGGACAGGGCAGCTCGACATCCTGGAGCCGCACGAACGCCACCAGGTGCTCCAGGGCTGGAACGACACCCACGCCGTCGTGCCCTGGCGCAGTCTGCCGCAGCTCTTCGAGGACCAGGTGGCACGCACCCCCGACGCGACGGCCGTCATCGACGGCGAACGGCGGATCAGCTACGCCGAACTCAACGCGGCGGCCAACCGGATAGCCCGCGACCTCATGGCCCGGCGGGTCGGTCCCGAGGACCGGGTGGCCGTGGCGCTGCCCCGTTCCCTCGAACTGATCACGGCCGTCTGGGCGGTGTTCAAGGCGGGCGCCGTCTACGTACCCGTCGATCCGGCCTACCCGGCCGACCGCATCGCGTACATGCTCGACGACGCCGCACCGGACGTCGTGGTGACCGACGAGGCCGTCGCCGCGGCACTGCCCGACGGCCCGGCGCAGCGCTCGCTGCTGATCATCGACGACCCGGTCGTCGCCCGCCGCCTCGCCTCCCGCCCGGACCGTGACATCGACGCGCACGAACGGCGTGTCCCGCTGCTGCCCGACCACCCCCTGTACGTCATCTACACCTCGGGCTCCACCGGACGGCCCAAGCCCGTGCACATGCGCGCCGAGGGCATGGTGAACCTGGTCACCTGGCAGCACACCGTCGTGCCGCACGCACCGGGCAAGGTCACCGCCCAGTACGCGCCGATCAGCTTCGACGGCTCCCTCCAGGAGATGTGCTCGGCCCTCCTGTACGGCAAGACGCTCGTCGAGTGCCCCGAGGAGACCCGCAGGAACGCCGACCAGCTGGTGAGGTGGCTCGACCGCCACGCGGTGCAGGAGCTCTTCGCCCCCAACCTCGTCGTCGACGCCGTGTGCCGGGCCGCCGGCGAACTCGGCCTCGAACTGCCCGCACTGTGCGACGTCGTGCAGTCGGGCGAGGCCCTGATCCCCAACGACACGATGCGCGCCTTCTTCGCCCGCCCCGGGCGACGGCTGCACAACCAGTACGGCCCCTCCGAGACCCACGTCATGACGGGCCGGGTGCTGCCCGGCGACCCCGCCCGGTGGGCGGCGGCGCCCGACATCGGCGGTCCGGTCACCAACGCCCGGATGTACGTCCTGGACCCCGCACTGCGCCCGGTCGCACCCGGCGTCGACGGCGAGCTGTACATCGCCGGAGCAGGTCTGGCCCGAGGCTACCTGAGGCGGCCCGGGGCCAGCGCCGAGCGGTTCGTGGCCTGCCCGTTCGGCACCCCGGGGGAGCGGATGTACCGGACCGGCGACGTGGTCCGGTGGAACACCGAGGGCCGGCTGGTGTACGCGGGCCGGGCCGATCAGCAGGTGAAGATCCGCGGCTTCCGCGTCGAACCGGGCGAGATCGAGGCCGTGCTCGGCCGCCACCCCTCGGTGGCCCGGGCCGCCGTGGTGGCGCTCGCGGACGGTGCCGGCAAGCGGCTGGTGGCGTACGTGGTTCCGGCGCCCGGAGGTCTGGCGGACACCGCCGCGCTCCGCGCCCACCTCGGGCGCAGCCTGCCCGACCACATGGTGCCGGCCGCCTTCGTCCCACTGGAGTCCCTGCCGCTCACACCCAACGGAAAGCTCGACCGGCGGGCGCTGCCCGAACCCGACTCGGACCAGGACCCCGACCGCGCCCCGCGCACCCCCGAGGAGCAGATCCTCAGCGGGCTGTTCGCCGAAATGCTCGGCCTGACCGCGGTGGCCGTGGACGACGACTTCTTCCACCTCGGCGGGCACTCCTTCCTCGCCACCCAGCTCGTGAAGCGGATCCGCGCCACCTTCGGCGTCGACCTGTCCGTACGCAGCGTCTTCGAGGAGCCCACCGTGGCCGGCCTGGCCCGGGAGATCGCCTCCGACACCACCAGGGACCCGTTCACCACCCTGCTGCCGCTGCGACCGCGCGGCGGCCGCCCCCCGCTGTTCTGCATCCACCCGGGCTCCGGCACCAGCTGGAGCTACGCCGGGCTGCTCAGCCACCTGGACCCCGACCAGCCCCTCTACGGGCTGCAGGCCCGGGGCCTGAGCGACCCGGACGCCATGCCGTCCTCCCTCGCCGAACTGGCCGACGACTACGCGGGAATCATCCGCGAGGTCCAGCCCTCGGGGCCCTACCGGCTGCTCGGCTGGTCCTTCGGCGGCCTGGCCGCGCACGCCGTGGCCACCCGCCTGGAGAGCCTCGGCGAAGAGGTGAGCCTGCTGGCCGTCGTCGACGCCTACCCGCCGGCCGCGGGCCTCGTCGCCCCGGCCGAGTCGGACGACGAACTGCTCGCCGGCTCCCTGCTGCCCGGCTTCGCGTTCGACCCGCGGGAACTGCGGGACGACATCGACGGCCTCGTCGCCCGCTACGCACGCCATCTGGAGCGGGAGAACCACCCGATGGCCGCCCTGGGCGAGCGCGGCCTGAAGGGGGTGATGCGTGTCTACGCGGGAAACGACCGGCTGATGGGCACCTTCGACCCCGCGCTCTTCGGGGGCGATCTGATGTTCTTCAGCGCCCTCGGCCAGACCCCGGGAGCCCCCCTCCCCGAGGAGGTCCGCCGGCTGATGACGGTGGACGCCTGGCGGCCCCTCGCCGCGGGCACCGTCCACAACCACGACATCGACGCCACGCACGGCGCGATGCTCTCCGACCCCGAGGCGCTCGCCGCCATCGGGAAGGCGCTGCGAAGCGCCCTCTGA
- a CDS encoding MbtH family protein codes for MSTNPFEDNDGTYLVLINDEGQYSLWPAFAEVPDGWHVELAETDRRTALDHIDRNWTDMRPKSLIAAMEGADGAA; via the coding sequence ATGAGCACCAACCCGTTCGAGGACAACGACGGCACCTACCTCGTCCTCATCAATGACGAGGGCCAGTACTCGCTGTGGCCGGCCTTCGCCGAGGTGCCCGACGGCTGGCACGTCGAGCTCGCCGAGACCGACCGCCGAACCGCGCTCGACCACATCGACCGGAACTGGACCGACATGCGCCCCAAGAGCCTGATAGCGGCGATGGAGGGCGCGGACGGCGCGGCCTGA
- a CDS encoding penicillin acylase family protein gives MAFPRTPSAARLRTVVVGLLALVSAAVPATVPASADQGSRTTDVVIRYTEYGIPHIQASDYRGLGIGYGYAAAKDNICTLADVYLTVRGDRSRHLGADSAANPALGAAFDSLNSDLYFRGVEASGVVERIAHSAPPTGPEPEVAQLVRGYAAGYNRYLRETGADGIGDPACRGAAWVRPITELDVYRHMHAIATVSGAGSAIDGIVGAQPPTAAAARDTGAGPSAARMVRALRADRQDQGLGSNAIAVGERGSASGGSVLLGNPHYPWQGARRFWQSQLTIPGKLNVSGASLLGLPVVAIGHNENVAWSHTVATAATFGLHEVPVVPGDPTSYYVDGKPERMRSAEISVPVRRVDGTTGTVRRTLWSTRYGPVVNAGPGVPLPWGTTAYSLDDPNHGNLRLLNSWLGLDRAKDTDQVRGALARTQGLPWVNTVATDRRGRALYADLQVVPNVTDALAEKCSTPLGRQVFPASGIPILDGGRGECAWGNDPEAVQPGILGPSALPTQTRDDYVLNANDSPWLTNPRAPLTGYPRVVGNTATPRSARTQEAVTATERRLAGTDGMPGKGFSLRSMQQTLFADHSRVATLIGPDTVRMCEAFPGGRAPSAGGPVDVTAGCAALAGWDGTYGTDSRGSLLFARFVARLAAVPGGPWRTPFDAADPVGTPNGLSYERAEVQKAFGDAAAELNAAGIPLDGRLGDHQYVTRDGERIPIHGAPHVLGVLDVITPVWDPKLGNTEVVHGSSFIQVVEFPGGRGPRAVTLLTYGQSTDPTSPHHADQTRLFSAGRWVTDRFTRAEIAAAPGLRTQVLDGDR, from the coding sequence ATGGCATTCCCGAGAACACCTTCGGCGGCACGGCTGCGCACGGTGGTCGTCGGCCTGCTCGCCCTCGTCTCGGCGGCAGTGCCCGCCACGGTGCCCGCCTCGGCCGACCAGGGCTCCCGCACCACCGACGTCGTCATCCGCTACACCGAGTACGGCATTCCGCACATCCAGGCCTCCGACTACCGGGGGCTGGGCATCGGCTACGGCTACGCGGCGGCCAAGGACAACATCTGCACGCTCGCCGACGTCTACCTGACCGTGCGCGGGGACCGCTCCCGCCACCTGGGCGCGGACTCCGCCGCCAACCCGGCTCTCGGCGCGGCCTTCGACAGTCTCAACAGCGACCTCTACTTCCGCGGCGTCGAGGCGAGCGGTGTGGTGGAGCGGATCGCGCACAGCGCGCCGCCCACCGGCCCGGAGCCCGAGGTCGCCCAGCTCGTCCGCGGCTACGCGGCCGGCTACAACCGCTATCTGCGCGAGACGGGCGCCGACGGCATCGGCGACCCGGCCTGCCGGGGCGCCGCCTGGGTGCGGCCCATCACCGAACTCGACGTCTACCGGCACATGCACGCGATCGCCACCGTCTCCGGGGCCGGCAGCGCCATCGACGGCATCGTCGGCGCACAGCCCCCGACGGCGGCCGCCGCGCGCGACACCGGCGCGGGCCCGTCCGCCGCCCGCATGGTGCGCGCGCTGCGGGCGGACCGGCAGGACCAGGGCCTGGGCAGCAACGCCATCGCGGTCGGCGAGCGCGGCTCCGCCTCCGGCGGCAGCGTGCTGCTGGGCAATCCGCACTACCCCTGGCAGGGCGCCCGCCGCTTCTGGCAGAGCCAGCTGACCATCCCCGGAAAGCTCAACGTCTCGGGGGCTTCGCTGCTCGGTCTGCCCGTCGTCGCCATCGGCCACAACGAGAACGTCGCCTGGAGCCACACCGTGGCCACCGCCGCCACCTTCGGACTCCACGAGGTCCCCGTCGTCCCCGGCGACCCGACCAGCTACTACGTCGACGGCAAGCCGGAACGCATGCGTTCGGCCGAGATCTCCGTCCCGGTCCGCCGGGTCGACGGCACGACCGGCACCGTGCGACGGACCCTGTGGTCCACCCGCTACGGACCCGTCGTCAACGCCGGCCCCGGAGTCCCGCTGCCCTGGGGGACCACGGCGTACTCGCTCGACGACCCCAACCACGGCAACCTGCGCCTGCTCAACAGCTGGCTCGGCCTGGACCGGGCCAAGGACACCGACCAGGTCCGCGGCGCCCTCGCCCGCACCCAGGGGCTGCCCTGGGTCAACACCGTGGCCACGGACCGCCGCGGCCGCGCGCTCTACGCGGACCTGCAGGTCGTCCCGAACGTCACCGACGCGCTCGCGGAGAAGTGCAGCACACCGCTGGGCCGCCAGGTCTTCCCGGCGAGCGGCATCCCCATCCTCGACGGCGGGCGAGGGGAGTGCGCCTGGGGCAACGACCCCGAGGCGGTGCAGCCCGGGATCCTCGGTCCCTCGGCGCTCCCCACCCAGACCCGGGACGACTACGTCCTCAACGCCAACGACAGCCCGTGGCTGACCAACCCCCGCGCCCCGCTGACCGGCTACCCCCGGGTCGTGGGGAACACGGCGACACCGCGCTCCGCCCGCACCCAGGAGGCCGTCACCGCCACCGAGCGCAGGCTGGCGGGCACGGACGGGATGCCCGGCAAGGGCTTCTCGCTGCGGAGCATGCAACAGACACTGTTCGCTGACCACAGCCGGGTCGCCACGCTGATCGGGCCCGACACCGTCCGGATGTGCGAGGCCTTCCCCGGCGGACGGGCCCCCTCGGCCGGCGGACCCGTCGACGTGACCGCGGGCTGCGCCGCACTGGCCGGGTGGGACGGCACCTACGGCACGGACAGCAGGGGGTCGCTGCTCTTCGCCCGCTTCGTCGCCCGGCTGGCCGCGGTGCCGGGCGGCCCCTGGCGCACCCCGTTCGACGCGGCCGACCCGGTCGGCACCCCGAACGGGCTGTCCTACGAACGGGCCGAGGTGCAGAAGGCGTTCGGGGACGCCGCGGCCGAGCTGAACGCTGCCGGTATCCCGCTCGACGGACGGCTCGGCGACCACCAGTACGTGACCCGCGACGGGGAACGCATCCCCATTCACGGAGCACCGCACGTGCTCGGGGTGCTCGACGTGATCACCCCGGTGTGGGACCCGAAGCTCGGCAACACCGAGGTGGTCCACGGCTCCAGCTTCATCCAGGTCGTGGAGTTCCCCGGCGGACGCGGACCGCGCGCGGTCACCCTGCTTACCTACGGGCAGTCCACCGACCCCACATCGCCCCACCACGCCGACCAGACACGGCTGTTCTCGGCCGGACGCTGGGTCACCGACCGGTTCACCCGGGCGGAGATCGCCGCGGCGCCCGGACTGCGGACCCAGGTCCTGGACGGCGACCGGTGA
- a CDS encoding alpha/beta fold hydrolase yields the protein MPVAPVNGIRLHYEDVGSGEPVVMIMGTAGTGRIWHTHQVPALKAAGYRVITFDNRGIPPTDECPEGFTVGDMVADTAGLIEHLGLGPVRLVGTSLGSYVAQELALARPELVRGAVFMAGRGRGDALRAALARAEAELHDSGAELPPGYRAVVQAMQSLSPHTLGDDQAATDWLDLFALSGRHRAPGVRAQTALEPMPDRMAAYAAIRVPCHVLSFADDLLTPPQHGRELADAIPGATFEVIERAGHYGYLESPEMVNESILNFFAGPRQGVA from the coding sequence ATGCCGGTGGCACCGGTGAACGGAATACGGCTGCACTACGAGGACGTCGGCTCCGGGGAGCCGGTCGTGATGATCATGGGGACGGCCGGGACCGGCCGCATCTGGCACACCCATCAGGTCCCCGCGCTGAAGGCGGCCGGGTACCGGGTGATCACCTTCGACAACCGGGGGATCCCGCCGACCGACGAATGCCCCGAGGGGTTCACCGTCGGGGACATGGTCGCGGACACCGCCGGACTGATCGAGCACCTCGGCCTCGGCCCCGTGCGGCTGGTCGGCACCTCGCTCGGTTCCTATGTCGCCCAGGAACTCGCCCTGGCCCGGCCCGAGCTGGTGCGCGGGGCGGTGTTCATGGCCGGCCGGGGCCGCGGCGACGCGCTGCGTGCCGCACTGGCCAGGGCCGAGGCCGAACTGCACGACTCCGGTGCCGAACTGCCGCCCGGCTACCGGGCGGTGGTGCAGGCGATGCAGTCGCTCTCCCCGCACACCCTGGGCGACGACCAGGCCGCGACCGACTGGCTCGACCTCTTCGCACTGTCCGGCCGCCACCGGGCCCCCGGGGTCCGCGCCCAGACCGCGCTGGAACCGATGCCGGACCGCATGGCCGCCTATGCGGCGATACGCGTCCCCTGCCATGTCCTCTCATTCGCCGACGACCTGCTGACCCCGCCGCAACACGGGCGTGAACTCGCCGACGCCATTCCGGGGGCCACATTCGAAGTGATCGAGCGGGCCGGGCATTACGGATACCTCGAATCCCCGGAAATGGTGAACGAGAGCATTCTGAATTTCTTCGCCGGGCCGAGACAAGGAGTCGCATGA